Proteins found in one Deinococcus hopiensis KR-140 genomic segment:
- a CDS encoding tellurite resistance TerB family protein, protein MSFLNRLKDMAQQSLKEGQDAFSRFNNQVFADAAMAACALIGAADGTIDQQERSKTSSFIGSSDKLKAFDVTRLRSKYDEYCDKVTRDFDFGKIELMQVIGKLKKPEEKRAVVQLAMLIAGADGTFDEKERLVVRDISNALSLDPGEFGV, encoded by the coding sequence ATGAGCTTTCTCAACCGTCTTAAAGATATGGCCCAACAGAGTCTCAAAGAAGGTCAGGACGCTTTTAGCCGCTTCAACAATCAAGTATTTGCAGATGCTGCCATGGCTGCTTGCGCTCTGATCGGTGCAGCAGACGGCACAATCGACCAACAGGAGCGCAGCAAGACCAGTAGCTTTATCGGCTCATCCGACAAGCTGAAAGCATTTGATGTTACTCGCCTTCGCAGCAAGTACGACGAGTACTGCGATAAAGTCACGCGCGACTTCGATTTTGGTAAGATTGAACTGATGCAGGTGATCGGCAAACTCAAGAAGCCGGAAGAAAAACGTGCTGTGGTGCAACTGGCCATGCTCATCGCTGGTGCAGACGGCACCTTTGATGAGAAGGAGCGCCTCGTGGTCCGAGATATTTCGAACGCCTTGTCGCTCGACCCAGGGGAATTTGGCGTTTAA
- a CDS encoding glycoside hydrolase family 30 protein: MSYAKFRPFLLLTLALAGCGAPPPSSPQTGVSPQPGLTLHGQSATAADVWVTYPDRSRLISWDGSRSFSADASVTPSTLTVSEGTTYQTIDGFGASLTDSAAWLIQNKLSAAQRSTVMQNLFGFNDGNAGISYLRLPLGGSDMALSHYTYDDGAADPNLTRFSIGHDLAYIIPIAKQAKSIDSGLKYMGTPWSAPAWMKTSGSLYTGKLNQTYYPLYATYLRKVYDAYAANGVPFHAMTVQNEPQFEPGSYPGMKYEWYDELNFVRDHLAPRMGGTGVKLLSFDHNWDMDWYPRAVMNEGQASYAGSAWHCYSGNPSAMSGVHSAYPGKDIYLTECSGTFANSSFGANLKWNMQNMLIGGTRNWAKTVLFWSLAQDPSGNPHTGGCSNCRGVITINQTNGAVTYNEEYYALAHFARFVWPGAVRIGTTDSSDGRFIGVAFRNANGAKALVVLNQGSVAATFKMVWAGKSVTQTLPASGVATVFW; this comes from the coding sequence ATGTCTTACGCGAAGTTCCGTCCCTTTCTGCTGCTGACCCTCGCGCTTGCGGGGTGTGGTGCTCCGCCGCCCTCCTCACCGCAGACGGGCGTTTCACCCCAGCCGGGCTTGACACTGCACGGCCAGTCGGCCACCGCCGCCGACGTGTGGGTGACGTACCCGGACCGCAGCCGCCTGATCTCATGGGACGGCAGCCGGAGCTTCTCGGCAGACGCTTCGGTCACGCCCTCCACGCTGACGGTCAGTGAGGGGACGACGTACCAGACCATTGACGGCTTCGGCGCTTCGCTGACCGACTCGGCGGCGTGGCTGATCCAGAACAAGCTCTCGGCGGCGCAGCGGAGCACCGTCATGCAGAACCTGTTCGGGTTCAACGACGGGAATGCGGGGATCAGCTACCTGCGTCTGCCGCTGGGGGGCAGCGACATGGCGCTGAGCCACTACACCTACGACGACGGCGCGGCGGACCCCAACCTCACGCGCTTTTCTATCGGCCACGACCTCGCCTACATCATTCCCATCGCCAAACAGGCCAAATCCATCGATTCGGGCCTGAAGTACATGGGCACGCCCTGGAGCGCCCCCGCGTGGATGAAGACGAGCGGCAGCCTGTACACCGGTAAGCTGAACCAGACGTACTACCCCCTGTACGCCACGTACCTGCGCAAGGTGTACGACGCCTATGCGGCAAACGGCGTGCCCTTCCACGCCATGACAGTTCAGAACGAGCCCCAGTTCGAGCCTGGCAGCTACCCCGGAATGAAGTACGAGTGGTACGACGAACTGAATTTCGTGCGCGACCACCTCGCTCCGCGCATGGGCGGTACGGGCGTGAAACTCCTCTCCTTCGACCACAACTGGGACATGGACTGGTACCCCAGAGCCGTGATGAACGAGGGCCAGGCCTCCTATGCGGGCTCGGCGTGGCACTGCTACAGCGGCAACCCAAGCGCGATGAGCGGCGTGCACAGCGCCTACCCGGGCAAGGACATCTACCTCACCGAATGCTCAGGCACCTTCGCCAACAGCAGTTTCGGCGCCAACCTGAAGTGGAACATGCAGAACATGCTTATCGGCGGCACCCGGAACTGGGCCAAGACGGTGCTGTTTTGGAGCTTGGCGCAGGACCCCAGCGGCAATCCGCACACGGGGGGCTGTTCCAACTGCCGGGGCGTGATCACCATCAACCAGACCAATGGAGCCGTGACCTACAACGAGGAGTACTACGCCCTCGCCCACTTCGCGCGCTTCGTGTGGCCTGGCGCGGTTCGCATCGGCACCACAGATTCGAGTGACGGGCGGTTTATTGGGGTGGCCTTCCGCAACGCCAACGGGGCCAAGGCCCTCGTGGTGCTTAATCAGGGAAGCGTTGCGGCCACCTTCAAGATGGTCTGGGCGGGCAAGTCCGTCACCCAGACGCTCCCCGCTTCGGGGGTGGCGACGGTGTTCTGGTAA
- a CDS encoding carbohydrate-binding protein, whose product MSFSGLPRLRFAPTTGLMALTLGLMACQPVTVPGSGGGEHTQPASAVGVLLTTGDQSRLLSTESSAHFSRDGGETYPTVTVDTTRTDQQMDGVGAALTDASAWLIQNKLSADARTSLLRDLFGTAGAGLDGLRLPMGASDFALTHYSYDDVPAGQTDPTLAHFSVEHDRAYILPVAQQARQINPGLKFMASPWSAPGWMKTTDSLIKGKLKPENYPVYAQYFRRFIEAYAQAGVPIDPVTVQNEPHAEPDNYPGMRVEAGEAAAFIRDHLGPTLRQAGLNTKIIGWDHNWDEWTYPLELLQDAGASRDLDGTAFHCYGGDVDAQSQVHDTFPGKNLYFTECSGGYWADNFADNLKWNTQNLLIGAPRNWAKTVLLWNLALDGNHGPHTGGCGDCRGVVTIHQDTGKVDRNVEYYVLAQYGRAVRPGAYRVSSATYNADAGTLQSVAFRNPDGSKALIVLNTASSPLTFKVKENGSSFYTTLPAASVATYTWTGMGSDAPAPTAPPLDAYTRIEAENYSAVQGIQTESSSDEGGGRDVGHTDGGDYLAFQRVDFGTGKGKGVDFRLASGAQGGTLELHLDAPDGPLLASVTAPGTGGWQTWKTLRADLQEASTGIQKVYAVFRDGGLNFNWFQFRR is encoded by the coding sequence ATGTCTTTTTCTGGTCTACCTCGCCTACGTTTTGCCCCCACCACCGGCCTCATGGCCCTCACGCTCGGCCTCATGGCCTGCCAGCCCGTCACGGTTCCCGGAAGCGGTGGTGGGGAGCATACTCAGCCTGCCAGCGCGGTGGGCGTGCTGCTCACCACGGGCGACCAGTCGCGCCTCCTGAGCACCGAGTCCAGCGCCCACTTCAGCCGCGACGGCGGGGAGACCTACCCCACGGTCACGGTGGACACCACCCGCACCGACCAGCAGATGGACGGGGTGGGCGCGGCCCTGACAGACGCCAGCGCGTGGTTGATTCAGAACAAGCTCAGCGCCGACGCACGGACCTCCCTGCTGCGCGACCTCTTTGGCACCGCTGGGGCTGGACTGGACGGGCTGCGGCTGCCGATGGGTGCGAGCGACTTCGCCCTGACCCACTACTCCTACGACGACGTGCCGGCTGGACAGACGGACCCCACCCTCGCGCACTTCAGCGTCGAGCACGACCGCGCGTACATCCTGCCAGTTGCCCAGCAGGCCCGGCAGATCAACCCGGGCCTCAAGTTCATGGCCTCCCCCTGGAGTGCGCCGGGCTGGATGAAGACCACGGACAGCCTGATCAAGGGCAAACTGAAGCCTGAGAACTACCCCGTCTACGCCCAGTATTTCCGCAGGTTCATCGAGGCATATGCCCAGGCGGGCGTGCCCATCGATCCGGTGACGGTGCAGAACGAGCCGCACGCTGAGCCCGACAATTACCCAGGCATGCGCGTGGAAGCCGGGGAGGCCGCCGCCTTTATCCGCGACCACCTGGGGCCAACGCTGCGGCAGGCGGGCCTGAACACCAAGATCATCGGCTGGGACCACAACTGGGACGAGTGGACCTACCCGCTGGAACTGCTGCAAGACGCGGGGGCCTCACGCGACCTCGACGGCACGGCCTTTCACTGTTATGGGGGCGACGTGGACGCGCAGAGCCAGGTCCACGACACCTTTCCGGGCAAAAACCTCTACTTCACCGAATGCTCGGGCGGGTACTGGGCCGACAACTTCGCCGACAACCTCAAGTGGAACACCCAGAATCTGTTGATCGGTGCGCCGCGCAACTGGGCCAAGACGGTGCTGCTGTGGAACCTGGCGCTCGACGGGAACCATGGGCCGCACACGGGTGGTTGCGGCGACTGCCGGGGCGTGGTGACGATCCATCAAGATACTGGCAAGGTGGACAGGAACGTCGAGTACTACGTGCTGGCGCAGTACGGACGGGCAGTGCGTCCCGGGGCCTACCGGGTAAGCAGCGCGACCTACAACGCCGACGCCGGCACCCTGCAGAGCGTGGCCTTCCGCAACCCGGACGGCAGCAAAGCGCTGATCGTGCTCAACACGGCGTCCTCACCGCTGACCTTCAAGGTCAAGGAAAATGGCTCGTCGTTCTACACCACGCTGCCCGCCGCCTCGGTCGCCACCTACACCTGGACGGGCATGGGCTCGGACGCGCCGGCCCCCACCGCGCCACCGCTGGACGCCTACACCCGCATCGAGGCCGAAAACTACAGCGCGGTGCAGGGCATTCAGACCGAGTCCAGCAGCGACGAGGGTGGGGGCCGCGACGTGGGCCACACGGATGGGGGAGACTACCTCGCCTTTCAACGCGTGGACTTCGGCACAGGCAAAGGGAAGGGCGTGGACTTCCGGCTGGCGAGCGGTGCCCAGGGGGGAACCCTCGAACTCCATCTCGACGCGCCGGACGGTCCCCTGCTCGCTTCCGTTACCGCTCCAGGCACGGGCGGCTGGCAGACCTGGAAGACGCTGCGCGCAGATCTCCAGGAGGCCTCAACGGGCATTCAGAAGGTCTACGCCGTGTTCCGCGACGGCGGCCTGAACTTCAACTGGTTTCAGTTCAGACGCTGA
- a CDS encoding substrate-binding domain-containing protein, with protein sequence MPESLTLEQVARAARVSTATVSRIINGTGTVSAHKRAAVMEAIERLGYRPNMMAQALARGSTMSVGVLTPDIASPFYSAVLRGVERGFGGSGYHPVFASEEWRVSSASDSLDLLVSRRVDAMIVLGGNTPLDRLRELAGLMPLVVLGRELPGLEGQCLEVDQTVGAEQATHHLLALGHRRIVHLAGPEDHADARARLAGYRRALRDAGVPEAPELIVPGDFSEAGGHAATEALLAAGVPFTAIFAANDQSSAGAQLALFRRGLRVPTDLSVVGFDDIPGSAFERPPLTTVRQPTGDMGQAAAAMVLALLRGEQPSMPTFRAALVERESTAPVPTVRSNARGRKKG encoded by the coding sequence TTGCCCGAATCCCTCACCCTGGAACAGGTGGCCCGCGCCGCGCGGGTGTCCACGGCCACCGTGTCCCGGATCATCAACGGCACGGGCACGGTCAGCGCCCACAAACGCGCGGCGGTGATGGAAGCCATTGAGCGGCTGGGTTACCGCCCCAACATGATGGCGCAGGCCTTGGCGCGCGGCAGCACCATGAGCGTGGGCGTGCTGACCCCAGACATCGCCAGCCCGTTTTACAGCGCTGTGCTGCGTGGGGTGGAGCGGGGCTTCGGCGGCAGCGGCTACCACCCGGTCTTCGCCAGTGAGGAGTGGCGGGTAAGCAGCGCATCCGACTCGCTGGACCTGCTCGTCTCGCGGCGGGTAGATGCCATGATCGTGCTGGGCGGCAATACGCCCCTGGACCGCCTACGCGAGCTTGCAGGGTTAATGCCGCTGGTGGTGCTGGGTCGCGAGTTGCCCGGCCTGGAGGGCCAGTGCCTGGAGGTGGACCAGACCGTGGGGGCCGAGCAGGCCACCCACCACCTGCTGGCCCTGGGACACCGCCGCATCGTGCATCTGGCAGGCCCGGAGGACCACGCCGACGCTCGGGCCCGCCTCGCCGGTTACCGCCGGGCGCTGCGGGATGCGGGCGTCCCTGAGGCTCCTGAACTGATCGTTCCCGGCGACTTCAGCGAGGCGGGCGGCCACGCGGCCACCGAGGCCCTGCTTGCGGCGGGCGTGCCCTTCACCGCTATTTTTGCCGCCAACGATCAGTCCTCGGCGGGGGCGCAACTCGCGCTGTTTCGCCGGGGCCTGCGGGTGCCCACCGACCTCTCGGTGGTGGGCTTCGACGACATTCCCGGCAGCGCCTTCGAGCGTCCGCCGCTGACCACCGTTCGGCAACCCACCGGGGACATGGGCCAGGCGGCGGCAGCGATGGTGCTCGCACTGCTGCGCGGGGAGCAGCCCAGCATGCCCACCTTCCGGGCCGCGCTGGTGGAGCGGGAATCGACGGCCCCCGTTCCCACCGTACGCTCCAACGCAAGGGGGCGCAAGAAGGGCTGA
- a CDS encoding helix-turn-helix domain-containing protein produces MRAAALISHHTSEELEVAYRQAERPIERSRWQIIWLKSKGKSIPEIIDATGFSRTTISTLIAAYNANGEQALLDKRQFNKSDPALNPDQQEALFQALQGPPLSGGLWTSKKVKMHIQEHFGIEVTEVCAWGYLKRLGFPIQVPRPTPTEAASPKEQEAFIKKSRRR; encoded by the coding sequence ATGAGAGCTGCAGCCTTGATTTCGCACCATACATCTGAAGAGCTTGAAGTGGCGTATCGCCAAGCCGAACGTCCTATTGAACGCTCCCGCTGGCAAATTATCTGGCTCAAAAGCAAAGGAAAGTCAATTCCAGAGATCATTGACGCGACCGGATTTTCGCGTACAACGATCAGTACGTTGATTGCTGCCTACAATGCCAACGGCGAACAGGCTCTTCTGGATAAGCGTCAGTTTAACAAGTCTGATCCTGCTCTCAATCCAGACCAGCAAGAGGCATTATTTCAGGCTCTTCAGGGACCACCCCTCTCGGGTGGTCTCTGGACCAGCAAGAAAGTCAAGATGCACATCCAGGAGCATTTTGGGATTGAAGTGACTGAGGTGTGTGCCTGGGGCTACTTGAAAAGACTTGGCTTTCCTATTCAGGTTCCTCGACCGACGCCTACGGAGGCGGCTTCTCCCAAAGAACAGGAGGCGTTCATAAAAAAGTCGAGGCGGCGCTGA
- a CDS encoding transposase, with protein sequence MGASGQRPVIAQRWRYQWLYTYIFVEPQTGQSEFLIFPTVNIPSMEIALRECSRAVYPEGRQLIVLLLDQAGWHMSKKLSVLPNIFLPPFPAYTPELSPAEPMVMKLKVPLANKTIGDLQEVEDLIVRECEILRSCPQEVKSLTLFPWIKHVLDSS encoded by the coding sequence CTGGGCGCTTCGGGGCAGCGGCCTGTGATTGCTCAACGCTGGCGTTATCAATGGCTCTACACCTACATTTTCGTTGAACCTCAGACGGGCCAAAGTGAATTCCTGATCTTTCCCACCGTCAACATCCCATCAATGGAAATCGCTCTGAGAGAATGCAGTCGGGCTGTCTACCCTGAGGGTCGACAGCTTATTGTGCTTCTACTCGACCAAGCGGGGTGGCACATGAGTAAGAAACTCAGTGTTCTTCCCAATATTTTTCTACCCCCATTTCCAGCCTATACACCTGAGCTTTCCCCGGCAGAACCCATGGTCATGAAACTGAAAGTACCATTGGCTAATAAAACAATAGGAGATCTTCAAGAAGTCGAAGATCTAATCGTACGAGAATGTGAAATACTTAGAAGTTGCCCTCAGGAAGTAAAGTCGCTGACTCTCTTTCCATGGATCAAGCACGTTCTAGACTCATCTTAA
- a CDS encoding sigma-70 family RNA polymerase sigma factor, whose translation MSVPPGARKRSAAFEEDERLTPEAEELLAKVLEYGPSAEVPLDEEDVEEDVTAEPEEDERVMLELTDVPLAVSMDPVRQYLHEIGRVPLLTHTEEIELARRMEAGEEAGQRLQTEADLDARERRRLHRVVEDGQAAKQHLIEANLRLVVSIAKKYSNRGMGLLDLIQEGSAGLIRGAEKFEYRKGFKFSTYATWWIRQAVSRAIADQGRNIRLPVHVTETLNKLSRTARSLGQELGRDASAEEIAEAMGPGWDSGRVKEMRQITQDTLSLASPVGDEGDSTYGDFIPDNTRESPLDQVTGVLLGEEIERMLGMLDAREAQVLRLRKGLADGQEHTLEEVGQHFGVTRERIRQIENKALRKLKYHQGKQRTLRDYLDD comes from the coding sequence GTGAGTGTGCCTCCCGGAGCGCGAAAGCGGAGTGCTGCTTTCGAAGAGGACGAACGCCTGACGCCCGAGGCGGAGGAACTGCTCGCCAAAGTGCTGGAGTACGGCCCCAGCGCTGAGGTCCCGCTGGACGAGGAAGACGTTGAAGAGGACGTTACGGCCGAACCTGAGGAGGACGAGCGGGTCATGTTGGAACTGACGGACGTGCCCCTGGCCGTCAGCATGGACCCCGTGCGGCAGTACCTGCACGAGATCGGGCGCGTGCCCCTCCTCACCCACACCGAGGAGATTGAACTCGCCCGCCGCATGGAAGCGGGCGAGGAGGCCGGCCAGCGCCTGCAGACAGAGGCGGATCTGGACGCCCGGGAACGGCGTCGCCTACACCGTGTCGTGGAGGACGGCCAAGCCGCCAAGCAGCACCTGATTGAGGCCAACCTGCGCCTGGTGGTCAGCATTGCCAAGAAGTACAGCAACCGTGGCATGGGCCTGCTGGACCTCATTCAGGAGGGAAGCGCAGGTCTGATTCGCGGAGCGGAGAAGTTCGAGTACCGCAAGGGCTTCAAGTTTTCGACGTATGCCACGTGGTGGATCCGGCAGGCGGTAAGCCGCGCCATCGCCGATCAAGGGCGGAACATCCGTCTGCCGGTACATGTGACCGAGACCCTGAACAAACTCTCCCGGACCGCGCGGAGTCTGGGGCAGGAGTTGGGGCGGGACGCCAGCGCGGAGGAGATCGCCGAGGCAATGGGACCCGGCTGGGACTCGGGACGCGTGAAGGAAATGCGGCAGATCACGCAGGACACCCTGAGCCTGGCTTCGCCAGTGGGGGATGAGGGCGACAGCACGTACGGAGATTTCATTCCGGACAATACGCGCGAATCTCCCCTGGATCAGGTAACGGGCGTGCTGCTCGGCGAGGAAATCGAGCGCATGCTGGGCATGCTGGACGCCCGGGAGGCGCAGGTGTTGCGCCTGCGCAAGGGGCTGGCGGATGGTCAGGAACATACGTTGGAGGAAGTGGGGCAACACTTCGGGGTGACGCGGGAGCGGATCCGGCAGATCGAGAACAAGGCGCTGCGTAAACTCAAGTACCACCAAGGAAAGCAGCGAACGTTGCGGGACTACCTGGACGACTGA
- a CDS encoding retropepsin-like aspartic protease, which yields MTTFELIVQPDAEEPGAAEIFVAGVVAGRPYHFLLDTGAARTTLPYDAHTATYPTAGNHRGSGVFSAFHEDLITVPRVVLGPIVRTDMTVIRTSGQTSGHPLIGMDLLKEHCLLFRFGERRVWVDPARFTVESSLNQELWLDKAAHPYVSVWFGALEAQAVWDTGAGITVVDLDFVREYPELFQEAGSSTGTDATGMSMSTPMFLMTAMVIGNIAFPPQRVAGVELSGVNARLERPMNLILGYNTLSRADWMFDFPQRRWGASPVAGE from the coding sequence ATGACCACCTTTGAGCTCATTGTTCAGCCCGACGCCGAAGAGCCCGGCGCTGCTGAAATCTTTGTGGCCGGCGTCGTCGCTGGGCGCCCCTACCACTTCCTGCTCGACACCGGGGCAGCAAGGACCACCCTCCCTTACGACGCCCATACCGCCACGTATCCTACCGCCGGTAATCACCGTGGCTCGGGCGTCTTCTCTGCATTTCACGAAGACCTGATCACCGTTCCCAGGGTCGTCCTCGGTCCTATCGTCCGGACCGACATGACCGTCATCCGCACTTCTGGTCAGACCTCTGGGCACCCACTGATCGGCATGGACCTGCTCAAGGAGCACTGCCTTCTCTTCCGCTTTGGCGAGCGGCGGGTCTGGGTGGACCCCGCCAGGTTTACCGTAGAAAGCAGCCTGAATCAGGAGTTGTGGCTTGACAAAGCCGCCCATCCGTATGTGAGCGTCTGGTTCGGAGCCCTGGAGGCACAGGCGGTGTGGGACACGGGAGCCGGAATTACCGTTGTGGATCTGGATTTTGTCCGGGAGTACCCAGAACTCTTTCAGGAGGCAGGGTCCTCGACCGGAACCGACGCCACTGGAATGAGCATGAGTACGCCCATGTTTTTGATGACGGCCATGGTCATTGGGAACATAGCGTTTCCGCCTCAGCGCGTTGCGGGTGTGGAGCTGTCGGGGGTCAACGCCCGCCTGGAGCGACCCATGAACTTGATCCTGGGGTACAACACACTGAGTCGGGCCGACTGGATGTTCGACTTTCCCCAGAGGCGGTGGGGCGCATCTCCCGTTGCTGGAGAGTAA
- a CDS encoding transposase, with translation MVLAVLGSQLSVAEAARQHGVKESLIHTRKGQFLEAGTVRLAGDYQGDRQTELEREDERLKVLVGEKEPAL, from the coding sequence ATCGTCCTAGCGGTCTTGGGCAGTCAGCTGAGCGTGGCTGAAGCTGCGCGGCAGCATGGCGTCAAAGAGAGCTTGATCCACACCAGGAAGGGCCAGTTCCTGGAGGCGGGCACGGTCCGCCTCGCCGGAGATTATCAGGGCGACCGGCAAACCGAGCTGGAACGCGAGGACGAACGCCTGAAAGTGCTCGTTGGGGAGAAGGAACCCGCTCTCTAG
- a CDS encoding PQQ-dependent sugar dehydrogenase has product MGSSLQTAGVFTGLLGLLLTSCAIVQKPQTSRPDTGLTLPAGFHAAVYASGLNKPRLMAVAPNGDLFVAESGAGQVDVLPNRNGDGVPEGREVFASGLSAPHSLAFHGGFLYVAGTDSVVRFPYAPGDTRASGAPEKILDLPAEGLHKTRTLVFGPDDRMYVAVGSTCNACLESDPRRAAVWVYDADGKNGKPYATGLRNAVGLEWSGGTLYATVNGRDLLGNDVPPEAFFRLRDGGNYGWPFCYSAGGEQVRDQSFAPEQAVDCRAAQPAFATTTAHSAPLGLAFYTGTAFPPAYRGQMFVALHGSWNRLPKSGYKVITVDPGTGEVKDFLTGFLEGGGLTTSGRPVDLQVAADGALFLTDDGNGLIYRITYTGS; this is encoded by the coding sequence ATGGGTTCTTCACTGCAGACCGCTGGGGTCTTCACCGGCCTTCTGGGCCTCCTGCTGACCTCGTGCGCCATCGTCCAGAAGCCCCAAACCTCCCGCCCGGACACGGGGCTGACGTTGCCTGCGGGTTTTCACGCGGCGGTATACGCCTCAGGCCTGAACAAACCTCGTCTGATGGCCGTGGCCCCCAACGGGGACCTGTTCGTCGCCGAAAGCGGCGCCGGGCAGGTGGACGTGCTGCCCAACCGCAACGGCGACGGCGTCCCCGAGGGCCGGGAAGTCTTTGCCAGTGGCCTCAGCGCTCCGCACAGCCTCGCCTTTCACGGCGGCTTTCTCTACGTCGCGGGCACCGACAGCGTGGTGCGGTTTCCCTACGCGCCGGGAGACACGCGTGCCAGCGGAGCGCCTGAAAAAATCCTCGATCTGCCTGCAGAAGGCCTGCACAAGACCCGCACGCTGGTGTTCGGACCTGACGACCGCATGTACGTGGCGGTGGGCAGCACCTGCAATGCCTGCCTGGAGTCCGACCCCCGCCGGGCCGCCGTATGGGTCTACGATGCCGACGGAAAAAACGGCAAACCCTACGCGACGGGGCTGCGCAACGCCGTGGGTCTGGAATGGTCTGGCGGTACCCTCTACGCCACCGTCAACGGGCGTGACCTGCTGGGCAACGACGTGCCCCCAGAGGCGTTTTTCCGGTTGCGGGACGGAGGAAACTACGGCTGGCCCTTCTGCTATTCCGCCGGAGGCGAGCAGGTGCGGGACCAGAGCTTTGCTCCCGAGCAGGCCGTGGACTGCCGCGCGGCCCAGCCCGCTTTCGCCACCACGACCGCCCACAGCGCGCCCCTTGGGCTCGCCTTCTACACGGGCACGGCGTTTCCCCCCGCGTACCGGGGGCAGATGTTCGTGGCCCTGCACGGTTCGTGGAACCGCCTGCCCAAGTCGGGGTACAAGGTGATCACGGTCGATCCGGGCACCGGCGAGGTGAAGGACTTCCTCACCGGCTTCTTGGAGGGAGGTGGCCTCACCACATCCGGACGCCCGGTGGACCTGCAGGTGGCCGCCGACGGAGCCCTGTTTCTCACGGATGACGGCAATGGCCTGATCTACCGCATCACCTACACGGGTTCGTGA
- a CDS encoding SDR family oxidoreductase: MTQRMVGKTVLITGGTNGIGLETARGLAKMGARVMIVGRNPEKTARVAAEIGAAGTLLADLSELAQVSRAAAEFREREDRLDVLVNNAGALYSRRQETNEGIEMTWALNHLAPFLLTRELLPLLRRAQTPRVVTVSSVAHRFARLNFDDPQFRRGYNGWRAYGQSKLANLLFALELARREPDILSHSVHPGFVRSGFGQDMTGLEARLFRLSNRFHLADRFTVTPEQGAQTSLRVASDPSLLVSGRYFVNERMAQPARQALDGDAARRLWQLSEEAVGP, from the coding sequence ATGACCCAGCGCATGGTAGGAAAGACCGTCCTGATTACGGGTGGCACCAACGGCATCGGATTGGAGACCGCGCGAGGTCTCGCCAAGATGGGCGCACGTGTGATGATTGTGGGCCGCAACCCAGAGAAGACAGCGCGGGTCGCCGCAGAGATTGGGGCGGCCGGAACGCTCCTCGCAGACCTCTCCGAACTCGCGCAGGTCAGCCGCGCCGCCGCTGAGTTTCGGGAGCGCGAGGACCGGCTCGACGTACTTGTGAACAACGCAGGCGCCCTCTACAGCAGGCGGCAGGAGACGAACGAGGGCATCGAGATGACTTGGGCCCTCAACCACCTCGCCCCGTTCCTCCTGACGCGGGAGCTTCTCCCACTTTTACGACGGGCGCAAACCCCCCGCGTGGTCACGGTTTCGTCCGTCGCGCACCGCTTCGCGCGCCTGAACTTCGACGACCCACAGTTCAGGCGCGGCTACAACGGGTGGAGGGCGTACGGGCAGAGTAAGTTGGCGAACCTCCTCTTCGCGCTTGAACTGGCGCGGCGCGAGCCGGACATCCTGAGCCACAGTGTTCATCCGGGCTTTGTGCGCTCGGGCTTCGGGCAGGACATGACTGGGCTGGAAGCCAGGCTGTTTCGCCTTTCCAACCGCTTCCACCTTGCCGACCGCTTCACCGTCACCCCGGAGCAGGGAGCCCAGACGAGCCTTCGCGTCGCCAGCGACCCCAGCCTGTTGGTCAGCGGACGGTACTTCGTGAACGAGCGGATGGCCCAGCCCGCCCGGCAGGCACTGGACGGCGACGCCGCCCGGCGGTTGTGGCAGCTGAGCGAGGAGGCCGTAGGCCCCTGA